In Candidatus Paceibacterota bacterium, a genomic segment contains:
- a CDS encoding ATP-dependent DNA helicase RecG: MAMLQTPIEKLFRLTPPQKTALYRLGIRTGRDLLYYFPSSYSDPSTVHTLTELTEEQPQTVTVFGEILSLDTKKSFRGHIPMAFGRMKDSTGKIAKLVFFNQPYIAKMLPAGTLVSVTGEPTFGKDGSISFSNPECEKVEILPEGATGKGLFNQTEIDALQGSIYATYSETRGITSKWFRHALKRVLTKEVLTSIVDPIPEQILKEFALPKLSTALVWVHAPRTEPDARAARKRFAFEEIFYIQLGKQAERKKLQAEQSWHIIPDVESITSFEKTLGFPLTAGQKKVVHEIFEDFRRPHPMSRLLEGDVGSGKTAIAAIAAFAAITTSPRELPSARLQVAYMCPTEILAKQHFESFIGYFGAKKLGEQIQVGLITSSGCQKYPSKLNPSRATDLSRAQFLKLVKQGEIHILIGTHSLIQESVEFKHLGLVIIDEQHRFGTFQRQKLARKHNHVPHLLSMTATPIPRTLALTLYGDLDLSVLDEMPPGRKRVITEVIAESKREVMYEKLREEIRAGRQAYVICPRINEPDPSKEQAMYVKSVKEEAIRLKKDVFPYLEIGIIHGKMSPNDKDEAMKDFADKKYDILIATSVVEVGVNVPNATVIIIEGGERFGLSQLHQLRGRVIRSTHQAYCYICADIKSKTTVDRLKAISTAKNGFELAEYDLAFRGSGGLYGFKQWGVSDLAMEALKNIKLVEAARSEARKIIEGADGLDTYPLLKERVEGERISVHFE; the protein is encoded by the coding sequence ATGGCGATGCTACAGACCCCAATAGAAAAACTGTTTAGACTTACCCCTCCTCAAAAAACGGCTCTATATCGCCTTGGAATTCGCACTGGACGTGACCTGTTGTACTACTTCCCTTCGTCATATTCTGATCCAAGCACGGTCCACACACTTACCGAACTAACTGAGGAACAACCTCAAACCGTAACAGTGTTTGGAGAAATTCTTTCTCTTGATACTAAAAAAAGTTTCCGTGGACACATCCCCATGGCGTTTGGTCGCATGAAAGATAGTACAGGAAAAATTGCAAAGCTCGTGTTCTTCAATCAGCCATACATCGCAAAAATGCTTCCAGCTGGAACATTAGTTTCTGTAACCGGTGAACCAACATTTGGAAAAGATGGATCGATTTCATTTTCAAATCCAGAATGTGAAAAAGTTGAGATACTACCGGAAGGTGCGACCGGTAAGGGATTGTTTAATCAAACTGAAATTGACGCACTCCAAGGATCAATTTATGCAACATACAGTGAGACCCGCGGTATTACATCTAAGTGGTTCAGACACGCACTGAAGCGTGTACTAACAAAAGAAGTACTGACAAGTATTGTTGATCCGATTCCCGAACAGATTCTAAAGGAATTTGCACTACCAAAACTTTCAACTGCACTTGTATGGGTTCATGCACCACGAACAGAGCCGGACGCACGTGCCGCACGAAAGCGTTTTGCATTTGAAGAGATTTTTTATATTCAACTCGGAAAACAAGCTGAACGAAAAAAATTACAAGCTGAACAAAGCTGGCACATCATTCCAGATGTTGAATCAATTACGTCATTTGAAAAGACGCTCGGCTTCCCACTTACCGCAGGTCAGAAAAAAGTAGTACACGAAATCTTTGAAGACTTCAGAAGACCGCACCCGATGTCTCGTCTTCTTGAAGGAGATGTTGGTTCTGGAAAGACCGCAATTGCTGCAATTGCGGCATTTGCTGCAATCACCACTTCCCCTCGTGAACTTCCATCCGCACGATTACAAGTGGCATACATGTGTCCAACTGAAATTCTTGCCAAGCAACATTTTGAATCGTTCATTGGATATTTTGGTGCAAAAAAATTAGGAGAACAGATACAAGTTGGCTTAATTACATCATCAGGATGTCAAAAATATCCATCAAAACTTAATCCGTCTCGAGCGACTGATCTTTCACGGGCACAGTTTTTAAAATTAGTTAAGCAAGGAGAAATCCATATTCTTATCGGAACACACTCACTCATCCAAGAGTCTGTAGAATTTAAACATCTAGGCCTTGTCATTATTGACGAGCAACACCGCTTTGGAACATTCCAACGACAAAAGCTAGCTCGTAAACACAATCACGTACCACACCTTCTCTCAATGACCGCAACGCCCATCCCCCGCACACTTGCGCTAACACTCTATGGAGACCTCGATTTGTCAGTCCTTGATGAAATGCCACCAGGAAGAAAGCGGGTTATTACAGAGGTAATTGCTGAATCAAAACGAGAAGTAATGTATGAAAAGCTTCGTGAAGAAATTCGAGCCGGAAGACAAGCATACGTCATATGCCCAAGAATTAACGAGCCTGACCCATCAAAGGAACAAGCGATGTACGTAAAGTCTGTAAAAGAAGAGGCGATACGACTAAAGAAGGATGTATTCCCTTATCTTGAAATCGGTATCATCCACGGAAAAATGTCGCCTAATGATAAAGACGAAGCAATGAAAGATTTTGCTGATAAAAAATACGACATACTTATCGCTACATCGGTTGTTGAAGTTGGCGTGAATGTTCCAAACGCAACAGTAATTATTATCGAAGGAGGTGAACGATTCGGGCTCTCACAACTCCATCAATTACGTGGACGTGTAATTCGAAGTACACACCAAGCATACTGTTATATATGCGCAGACATAAAATCAAAAACCACAGTCGACAGACTAAAGGCAATTTCAACTGCAAAAAATGGTTTCGAGCTAGCAGAATACGATCTAGCCTTTAGAGGTTCTGGGGGACTCTATGGATTTAAACAATGGGGTGTCTCAGATCTTGCCATGGAAGCACTGAAAAACATCAAGCTTGTTGAAGCCGCACGTTCTGAAGCAAGAAAGATCATCGAGGGTGCAGATGGACTGGACACATACCCCCTCCTTAAAGAAAGAGTCGAGGGAGAACGCATATCAGTACATTTTGAATAG
- the ftsH gene encoding ATP-dependent zinc metalloprotease FtsH — protein sequence MQKSPQKLPKNKPVPDPLKQLKGGGGRSFSSNLTWSVIIFIGLMIVYASVSQYNSAQENLSLSELAQGVKGGQVSEILVSGNDLTIKYNGTSTERAALKESGTALTDTLSNYGVSPEALEKVKISVKQESGLGFWLLNLLPFVLPIAFLVFFIWYLSRQMKGAGMQAFSFGQSKARLIPASDTKQRVTFKDVAGAKEAKSELQEIVDFLRNPKKFFDIGARIPKGILLMGAPGTGKTLLARAVAGEAHVAFFSISGSEFVEMFVGVGASRVRDLFNMAKQASPAIIFIDEIDAVGRVRGSGVGGGNDEREQTLNQILVEMDGFEPTEKVIIMAATNRPDVLDPALLRPGRFDRRVTIDLPDRSDREEILKIHARNKPFAEDVNIPLIASRTPGFSGADLYSLMNEGAILAARENRTTIGQYDLIRSIEKVILGPERRSHLLSPKEKEVTAYHEAGHALVASVLPHADPVHKISIISRGRAAGYTLKLPIEDKRMQSKNEFLDDIAMSLGGYVTEQMVFGDLTTGPSNDLQVATALARNMVTRYGMSDALGPIALENDGGKALFGGNVRGDEYSERMSAEIDAEVSRIMKEAHDKAKQILTEKRALLDIIAKRLVEKETIEREEYDAILVANGITPRGGETRIAGEIDPN from the coding sequence ATGCAAAAAAGCCCCCAAAAACTTCCTAAGAACAAACCTGTTCCTGACCCTTTAAAGCAATTAAAGGGAGGTGGAGGACGTAGTTTCTCATCTAATCTAACGTGGTCGGTCATTATTTTCATTGGTCTAATGATTGTGTATGCGTCAGTTAGTCAATATAACAGTGCACAGGAAAATCTATCACTCTCAGAGTTAGCTCAAGGGGTTAAGGGAGGACAAGTCAGTGAAATTCTTGTCAGTGGAAATGATCTAACAATTAAGTACAACGGTACAAGTACTGAACGCGCTGCACTGAAAGAATCTGGGACAGCATTAACCGACACACTTTCAAACTATGGAGTATCCCCAGAAGCATTAGAGAAAGTTAAGATTTCGGTTAAGCAAGAATCAGGTCTTGGGTTCTGGCTACTTAATCTTCTACCATTTGTATTGCCAATTGCATTCTTGGTGTTTTTCATCTGGTACCTATCACGACAAATGAAGGGAGCTGGTATGCAAGCATTTAGTTTCGGACAATCAAAAGCACGACTCATTCCTGCAAGTGATACAAAACAACGTGTGACATTTAAAGATGTTGCTGGAGCAAAGGAGGCTAAATCAGAACTTCAGGAAATTGTAGATTTTCTACGTAATCCAAAAAAGTTTTTTGATATAGGTGCGCGTATTCCAAAGGGAATCCTACTTATGGGTGCACCAGGAACTGGAAAGACACTCCTTGCTCGCGCGGTTGCTGGTGAGGCACATGTGGCATTCTTCTCAATCTCAGGATCTGAGTTCGTAGAAATGTTTGTTGGAGTTGGTGCTTCACGTGTACGTGATCTATTTAACATGGCAAAGCAGGCATCACCTGCAATCATCTTCATCGATGAAATTGATGCAGTAGGACGCGTTCGTGGAAGTGGAGTGGGAGGAGGAAACGATGAACGAGAGCAGACACTCAACCAAATCCTTGTTGAGATGGATGGATTCGAGCCAACAGAAAAAGTGATCATCATGGCTGCAACAAACCGACCAGATGTACTTGATCCAGCACTCCTTCGTCCAGGACGTTTTGATCGTCGTGTAACGATTGATCTACCTGACAGAAGTGACCGTGAAGAAATTCTAAAGATTCACGCACGCAACAAACCATTTGCAGAAGATGTAAATATCCCACTGATTGCAAGTCGTACGCCAGGATTTTCTGGAGCAGACCTCTACTCACTTATGAACGAAGGTGCAATTCTTGCTGCTCGTGAAAATAGAACAACGATCGGTCAGTACGACCTTATCCGCTCTATTGAAAAAGTTATTCTTGGTCCTGAGCGACGAAGTCACTTGCTTTCACCAAAAGAAAAAGAAGTTACTGCGTATCATGAAGCAGGACACGCACTCGTTGCATCCGTGCTTCCACACGCTGATCCAGTTCACAAAATTTCTATCATCTCTCGTGGACGTGCAGCGGGGTACACACTCAAACTTCCAATTGAAGACAAGCGCATGCAATCGAAGAATGAATTTCTTGATGATATTGCAATGAGTCTTGGAGGATATGTAACAGAGCAAATGGTCTTCGGAGACCTCACAACTGGTCCTTCAAATGATTTGCAGGTTGCAACAGCGCTCGCTCGTAACATGGTTACACGTTACGGAATGTCTGATGCGCTTGGTCCAATTGCACTAGAAAATGATGGTGGAAAAGCACTATTTGGAGGAAATGTTCGTGGTGATGAATACTCAGAACGCATGAGTGCCGAAATCGATGCAGAAGTATCTCGCATTATGAAAGAGGCGCACGATAAAGCAAAACAGATTTTGACTGAGAAACGAGCACTCCTCGATATTATCGCAAAGCGTCTTGTTGAAAAGGAAACAATTGAGCGTGAAGAATACGATGCAATCCTTGTAGCAAATGGTATTACACCAAGAGGAGGAGAGACTCGTATCGCAGGAGAGATTGACCCTAACTAG
- the smpB gene encoding SsrA-binding protein SmpB, whose product MATLLENRKAHFDYEILEPFEAGVELLGTEVKSVRAGKGDLAGSYVSILNGEAWLQGANILPFQEKNAPKGFDPRHRRRLLLNKKELWKLAGAADTKGLTIIVLSLYNNKNKIKANIAIARGKKQFDKRRTTMKRETERDMRRVMSLRRK is encoded by the coding sequence ATGGCAACATTACTAGAAAACCGTAAAGCACACTTCGATTACGAGATCCTCGAGCCCTTTGAAGCTGGAGTGGAACTTTTAGGCACCGAAGTTAAATCCGTCCGTGCGGGAAAAGGTGACTTGGCTGGTAGCTATGTATCCATATTAAACGGTGAGGCATGGCTACAAGGAGCAAACATCCTTCCCTTTCAAGAAAAGAATGCACCGAAAGGGTTTGACCCAAGGCACCGACGCAGGTTGCTACTGAATAAAAAAGAACTCTGGAAACTCGCAGGTGCAGCTGACACCAAGGGTTTGACCATCATTGTACTCTCGTTGTATAATAATAAGAACAAGATCAAGGCAAATATTGCCATCGCTCGGGGTAAGAAGCAGTTCGATAAGCGCCGAACAACAATGAAGCGCGAGACTGAACGCGATATGCGCCGAGTGATGTCACTTCGAAGAAAGTAG
- a CDS encoding DUF2975 domain-containing protein — MKKGSTFFLKATLLIISLGVLAICIFVLPAGLRGIDEYKPVMIIMYLSITPFFIALYQSLNLLNYIGRNSAFSDLAVTALRKIKYCAIAISVLFVVGMPLIFRAADVDDAPGVVVIALIIIFASWVIATFAGVLQKLLQNVIAIKSENELTV; from the coding sequence ATGAAAAAGGGCTCAACATTTTTTTTGAAAGCTACATTACTCATCATTTCACTCGGAGTACTCGCAATCTGCATCTTTGTCCTCCCTGCTGGGTTACGCGGAATAGATGAATACAAACCTGTAATGATCATCATGTATCTTTCTATAACACCTTTTTTCATTGCTTTATACCAATCACTAAACCTATTAAATTACATTGGTAGAAATTCTGCGTTCTCAGATCTAGCCGTTACCGCACTACGGAAAATAAAGTACTGTGCAATTGCAATTAGTGTATTGTTCGTAGTTGGCATGCCGCTGATTTTCCGAGCAGCTGATGTCGATGATGCGCCAGGTGTTGTGGTAATCGCACTCATTATCATTTTCGCTTCATGGGTCATTGCAACATTTGCTGGGGTCCTACAAAAACTATTGCAAAACGTCATTGCAATAAAATCAGAGAATGAACTAACTGTCTAA
- a CDS encoding helix-turn-helix transcriptional regulator gives MAIIINIDVMLAKRKMSVTELTEKVGITMANLSILKNGKAKAIRFSTLEAICKALECQPGDILEYKSGK, from the coding sequence ATGGCTATCATAATTAACATCGATGTAATGCTCGCAAAGAGAAAAATGAGCGTCACTGAACTCACTGAAAAAGTTGGAATCACAATGGCCAACCTTTCAATCTTGAAAAATGGAAAAGCAAAGGCGATAAGGTTCTCTACCCTAGAGGCAATTTGCAAAGCGCTTGAATGTCAGCCTGGAGACATCCTTGAATATAAGAGTGGTAAGTAA
- the infC gene encoding translation initiation factor IF-3: protein MSIKPRINHQIRSAELRVVTDDGENLGVISLSEALQEAKKRGVDLIEISPTALPPVAKIMDFGKYQYVENKKQKIAKAKASTTETKNIQIKIATGEHDLELKAKKISEWLGEGHRVKIDLFLAGRAKYMQLDFLKERLDRIMKLISVEYKISDSIKKGPKGLTTTIERAKK, encoded by the coding sequence TTGAGTATTAAACCCCGAATTAACCACCAAATCCGCTCAGCGGAACTTCGCGTCGTCACTGATGACGGCGAAAATCTAGGTGTCATATCTCTCTCCGAAGCGCTGCAAGAAGCAAAGAAGCGCGGTGTTGACCTAATTGAAATCTCACCTACTGCCCTTCCCCCTGTTGCCAAGATCATGGATTTTGGAAAGTACCAGTACGTAGAAAACAAGAAACAAAAGATTGCCAAGGCAAAAGCCAGCACTACTGAAACAAAGAACATCCAGATCAAGATCGCAACTGGAGAACATGACCTTGAGCTTAAAGCGAAGAAGATTTCAGAATGGCTTGGTGAAGGACACCGAGTGAAAATTGACCTGTTTCTTGCTGGACGAGCAAAGTACATGCAACTCGACTTCCTTAAGGAACGCCTCGACCGCATCATGAAACTCATCTCTGTGGAATATAAGATTTCAGACTCTATTAAGAAGGGTCCAAAGGGTCTAACTACAACTATCGAACGAGCGAAGAAATAG
- a CDS encoding 50S ribosomal protein L35, with protein MKTNKSFSKRLKVTRNGKIIGRKAGQNHFNAKESRRAQQNKRRSVSMVFNNSDKSRYFANSF; from the coding sequence ATGAAAACCAACAAGTCATTCAGCAAACGGCTCAAAGTAACCCGAAATGGGAAGATCATCGGACGCAAAGCCGGTCAGAACCACTTTAATGCCAAGGAAAGCCGCCGCGCGCAGCAAAACAAGCGCCGCAGCGTTTCTATGGTGTTCAACAACTCAGACAAGAGCCGCTACTTCGCTAACAGTTTTTAA
- the rplT gene encoding 50S ribosomal protein L20, whose product MARVKKGMNALKTRRNILKQAKGFRFGRSKKEKQAHEALAHAGAYAFAHRRDKKGDMRSLAIVRVNAALGEVSYSKFMGMMKKKGVEINRKVLAELAVEQPATFKKIVEFVS is encoded by the coding sequence ATGGCACGCGTAAAGAAAGGAATGAATGCGCTTAAAACACGCAGAAATATCCTCAAGCAAGCAAAGGGCTTCCGTTTCGGACGCTCAAAAAAGGAAAAGCAGGCACATGAAGCACTCGCACATGCTGGTGCATATGCCTTTGCCCACCGCCGAGACAAAAAGGGAGACATGCGTAGCCTCGCTATCGTCCGTGTTAACGCTGCTCTTGGAGAAGTTTCATACAGCAAGTTCATGGGAATGATGAAGAAGAAAGGAGTAGAGATCAACCGAAAGGTTCTCGCTGAACTCGCTGTTGAACAACCAGCAACATTTAAGAAGATTGTTGAGTTTGTTTCTTAA
- a CDS encoding MBL fold metallo-hydrolase has protein sequence MKSTLTFHGGVGAATGANFLLEVRGKKILSDCGFLQGVPGADEFNASPFPYNPSDIDVLLVTHAHADHVGRIPKLVKDGFRGVIYSTAATKDLAELMLADSAEIMAREANETNEVPLYTHMDVEQAARLWKTFPYYQEFPIADDLMCEFKDAGHILGSAIVKVHVKQTDGSIKKIAFTGDLGNSPSLFLRDTDFVHDAQYVVIESVYGDRNHESKEMRRFKFEQIIKKIIQEKRTLIVPAFSMERTQDLLYEINRMVEDNAIPPIPVFIDSPLATKVTSVYKKYAEDFKPSVQEIITAGDDVFDFSKLKFTARMEDSKLISSVPNPKIIIAGSGMSVGGRIVGHEMRYLPDEEATILFVGYQAVGTLGRQIVDGARSVVINGQTVEVRSGIEMIFGYSSHKDSNGLLDFSLKAGERGTLKTVFTVLGEPKSAMYLAQRIRSFGINAVYPELGKTYELDL, from the coding sequence ATGAAGTCGACATTAACATTTCACGGTGGGGTAGGGGCAGCAACGGGTGCTAACTTTCTTTTGGAGGTTCGAGGGAAGAAAATTTTGTCTGATTGTGGTTTTCTGCAAGGAGTTCCAGGTGCTGATGAGTTTAATGCCTCTCCGTTTCCATATAACCCAAGTGATATTGATGTGCTCTTGGTAACTCATGCACACGCTGACCATGTAGGAAGGATCCCAAAACTCGTGAAAGATGGGTTTCGGGGTGTTATATATTCAACCGCTGCAACAAAAGACTTGGCAGAACTCATGCTTGCTGACTCAGCTGAAATAATGGCAAGAGAAGCCAATGAGACAAATGAGGTGCCATTGTATACGCATATGGATGTAGAACAGGCAGCGCGACTTTGGAAAACATTCCCGTACTACCAAGAATTTCCAATTGCCGACGATTTGATGTGTGAATTTAAAGATGCGGGACATATTTTAGGATCTGCGATTGTGAAGGTGCATGTGAAGCAAACTGATGGAAGTATTAAAAAGATTGCATTCACTGGAGACTTGGGTAATTCTCCGTCACTCTTTCTTCGTGATACCGACTTTGTACACGACGCTCAATATGTAGTCATTGAGTCTGTCTACGGTGACAGGAACCACGAATCAAAGGAGATGCGAAGGTTTAAGTTTGAACAGATTATTAAGAAGATAATCCAAGAAAAACGAACGCTAATTGTACCGGCATTTTCAATGGAACGAACCCAAGATTTACTATATGAAATCAATCGCATGGTTGAAGACAATGCGATACCTCCAATACCTGTATTCATTGACTCACCACTAGCAACAAAAGTTACATCGGTATACAAGAAATATGCAGAAGACTTTAAGCCCTCAGTACAGGAGATCATTACTGCAGGTGACGATGTGTTTGATTTTTCTAAGTTGAAATTTACCGCACGAATGGAGGATTCAAAGTTAATCTCATCAGTACCTAATCCTAAGATTATTATCGCTGGTTCTGGCATGTCAGTTGGTGGAAGAATAGTTGGACATGAAATGCGGTATCTTCCAGACGAAGAGGCAACGATTCTCTTTGTTGGATACCAAGCTGTCGGAACGCTCGGAAGACAAATCGTTGATGGTGCACGAAGTGTCGTCATCAATGGTCAGACTGTTGAAGTCCGCTCAGGAATTGAAATGATATTTGGCTATTCTTCACATAAAGACTCTAACGGACTTTTGGACTTCTCACTTAAGGCAGGAGAGAGGGGAACACTAAAGACGGTATTCACTGTTTTGGGTGAACCAAAATCAGCAATGTACTTGGCACAACGTATCAGGTCGTTTGGAATTAACGCTGTGTACCCAGAACTTGGGAAAACATACGAACTAGATCTCTAA
- a CDS encoding nucleoside-diphosphate kinase, with the protein MTTNQTHPRFERTLAIIKPDGVQRSLVGEILRRFENVGLKVIGMKMLVADPRHIEKHYTLDPAWKENVGKKSIEAYIKQGKHQFSEDPLVVADTILVRLKSYMTSGPVVAIVLQGAHAVGVTRKLVGGTEPLSSDVGTIRGDYVHDSYTMSDMDDRSIRNVIHASGSPAEAEAEIAHWFKEGEVIDYRLVQEVILYDVNVDGNFE; encoded by the coding sequence ATGACTACTAACCAAACACACCCACGTTTTGAGCGTACACTTGCGATTATTAAGCCAGATGGTGTACAACGGAGTTTGGTTGGAGAAATACTACGTAGGTTTGAGAATGTTGGTTTAAAGGTTATTGGCATGAAAATGCTTGTGGCTGACCCAAGACATATTGAAAAGCACTACACACTCGACCCTGCATGGAAAGAAAATGTTGGAAAAAAATCTATTGAAGCATATATAAAACAAGGAAAGCATCAATTTTCTGAAGATCCGTTGGTTGTTGCAGACACTATTTTAGTTCGTCTCAAGTCATACATGACTAGTGGTCCAGTTGTCGCAATTGTCTTGCAAGGTGCTCATGCTGTCGGTGTTACACGAAAGCTTGTAGGGGGAACAGAGCCACTTTCAAGTGACGTTGGTACTATCCGTGGAGATTATGTTCATGACTCATACACAATGTCTGATATGGATGATCGCTCTATTAGAAATGTAATACACGCATCGGGATCGCCAGCAGAAGCCGAAGCAGAAATTGCACATTGGTTTAAGGAAGGAGAGGTTATTGATTATCGACTTGTACAAGAAGTGATTCTCTACGACGTGAATGTTGATGGGAATTTTGAGTAG